The following proteins come from a genomic window of Streptomyces sp. Sge12:
- a CDS encoding response regulator transcription factor: protein MTRVLLAEDDASISEPLARALRREGYEVEVREDGPTALDAGLQGGVDLVVLDLGLPGMDGLEVARRLRAEGHGFPILVLTARADEVDTVVGLDAGADDYVTKPFRLAELLARVRALLRRGAAEALQPPATHGVRIDVESHRAWMGEEELQLTAKEFDLLRVLVRDAGRVVTRDQLMREVWDTTWWSSTKTLDMHISWLRKKLGDDAANPRYIATVRGVGFRFEKS from the coding sequence ATGACGCGTGTACTGCTCGCCGAGGACGACGCATCCATCTCGGAACCCCTGGCCCGCGCCCTGCGCCGGGAGGGGTACGAGGTCGAGGTCCGGGAGGACGGCCCCACCGCGCTGGACGCGGGACTGCAGGGCGGCGTCGACCTCGTCGTCCTCGACCTGGGGCTGCCGGGCATGGACGGCCTGGAGGTCGCCCGCCGGCTGCGCGCCGAGGGCCACGGCTTCCCGATCCTGGTCCTCACCGCCCGCGCCGACGAGGTCGACACGGTCGTCGGCCTGGACGCGGGCGCCGACGACTACGTGACCAAGCCCTTCCGGCTGGCAGAACTGCTCGCCCGGGTCCGGGCCCTGCTCCGGCGCGGCGCCGCCGAGGCCCTCCAGCCCCCCGCCACCCACGGCGTGCGGATCGACGTCGAGTCGCACCGCGCCTGGATGGGGGAGGAGGAGCTCCAGCTCACCGCCAAGGAGTTCGACCTGCTGCGGGTCCTGGTCCGCGACGCGGGCCGGGTCGTCACCCGCGACCAGCTCATGCGCGAGGTCTGGGACACCACGTGGTGGTCCTCCACCAAGACCCTCGACATGCACATCTCCTGGCTGCGCAAGAAGCTCGGGGACGACGCCGCCAACCCCCGCTACATCGCCACCGTGCGCGGCGTCGGCTTCCGCTTCGAGAAGAGCTGA
- a CDS encoding ATP-binding protein: MRRRLINSTLAVVLVVIAVFGVSLVIVETRTITSSAQDRIESEALRLVGIVEANVLEKKPIDPVALGEQLDAGHYARITIPGRPAVQVGTPIPESVIRGVARGEQGEVVVVEESRSIVTREVGRTLAVVGAVALLAVVAAVLLAVRQANRLASPLTDLAETAERLGSGDPRPRHKRYGVPELDRVADVLDSSAERIGRMLTAERRLAADASHQLRTPLTALSMRLEEITVTEDLETVREEATIALTQVERLTDVVQRLLTNSRDPRTGSAVPFDLDEVVKQQVEEWRPAYRSAGRAIVRSGKQGVRAVGTPGAVSQVLATLVENALMHGGGTVALRTRVIGNQAVLEVTDEGPGVPPDLGNRIFERAISGRNSTGIGLAVARDLAEADGGRLELLQTQPPVFALFLSRTAPEPAEPQTTVR, from the coding sequence ATGCGCCGCCGCCTGATCAACTCCACGCTCGCCGTGGTGCTCGTCGTGATCGCCGTCTTCGGGGTCTCCCTCGTCATCGTCGAGACCCGGACCATCACCAGCAGCGCCCAGGACCGCATCGAGTCCGAGGCGCTGCGGCTCGTGGGCATCGTCGAGGCGAACGTCCTGGAGAAGAAGCCGATCGACCCCGTGGCCCTCGGCGAGCAGCTGGACGCCGGCCACTACGCGCGGATCACCATCCCGGGCCGGCCCGCCGTGCAGGTGGGCACCCCGATCCCGGAGAGCGTCATCCGCGGTGTCGCCCGCGGGGAGCAGGGCGAGGTCGTGGTCGTCGAGGAGTCCCGCTCCATCGTGACCCGCGAGGTCGGCCGGACCCTGGCCGTGGTCGGTGCGGTGGCCCTGCTGGCCGTCGTGGCGGCCGTACTGCTCGCCGTACGCCAGGCCAACCGGCTCGCCTCCCCGCTCACCGACCTCGCCGAGACGGCCGAGCGGCTCGGCTCGGGCGACCCGCGGCCCCGGCACAAGCGCTACGGGGTCCCCGAGCTGGACCGGGTCGCGGACGTACTGGACTCCAGCGCCGAGCGGATCGGCCGGATGCTGACGGCCGAGCGGCGCCTGGCCGCGGACGCCTCCCACCAGCTGCGCACCCCGCTCACCGCGCTCTCCATGCGGCTGGAGGAGATCACGGTCACCGAGGACCTGGAGACCGTCCGGGAGGAGGCGACGATCGCCCTGACCCAGGTGGAGCGGCTCACGGACGTCGTGCAGCGACTGCTCACGAACTCGCGGGACCCGCGGACCGGCTCTGCGGTCCCCTTCGACCTGGACGAGGTCGTCAAACAGCAGGTGGAGGAGTGGCGGCCGGCCTACCGCAGCGCCGGCCGGGCCATCGTCCGCTCCGGGAAACAGGGCGTACGGGCCGTGGGCACCCCGGGCGCGGTCTCGCAGGTGCTGGCCACCCTCGTGGAGAACGCCCTGATGCACGGTGGCGGCACGGTCGCGCTGCGTACCCGGGTGATCGGCAACCAGGCGGTGCTGGAGGTCACGGACGAGGGGCCGGGCGTTCCGCCGGACCTCGGGAACCGGATCTTCGAGCGGGCCATCAGCGGCCGCAACTCCACCGGGATCGGCCTCGCGGTGGCCCGGGACCTCGCGGAGGCGGACGGCGGGCGCCTCGAACTGCTCCAGACGCAGCCGCCGGTGTTCGCGCTGTTCCTCAGCCGGACGGCGCCCGAACCGGCCGAACCGCAGACCACGGTGCGCTGA
- a CDS encoding GtrA family protein has protein sequence MSTPGGSVLERVRGLVREVAKFGAVGGLGVLVNLGVFNLIRNTTDLQVVRASVIATVVAIATNYIGFRYFAYRDRAKSGRTRELVLFAVFSGIGLVIESGVLYTATYGFGWDGPVASNVFKFIGIGTATVFRFWSYRTWVFRALPVPVDATEPMPDPAPLPKPERRPEPLPEPAPANN, from the coding sequence ATGAGCACGCCGGGCGGATCTGTCCTCGAACGTGTACGCGGCCTCGTGCGAGAGGTCGCCAAGTTCGGGGCGGTCGGCGGTCTGGGCGTCCTGGTCAACCTGGGTGTCTTCAATCTGATCCGCAACACGACCGACCTCCAGGTGGTGCGCGCGAGCGTGATAGCCACCGTCGTGGCCATCGCCACGAACTACATCGGCTTCCGCTACTTCGCCTACCGGGACCGCGCCAAGAGCGGCCGCACCCGCGAGCTCGTCCTGTTCGCCGTGTTCAGCGGGATCGGCCTGGTCATCGAGAGCGGTGTGCTCTACACCGCCACCTACGGCTTCGGCTGGGACGGCCCGGTCGCGAGCAACGTGTTCAAGTTCATCGGCATCGGGACCGCCACCGTGTTCCGCTTCTGGTCGTACCGGACCTGGGTCTTCAGGGCCCTGCCGGTGCCGGTCGACGCCACCGAGCCGATGCCGGATCCCGCGCCACTGCCGAAGCCGGAGCGCCGGCCGGAGCCGCTGCCCGAGCCGGCCCCCGCGAACAACTAG
- a CDS encoding 5-(carboxyamino)imidazole ribonucleotide synthase, with protein sequence MTFPVVGMVGGGQLARMTHEAGIPLGIRFKLLSDSPQDSAAQVVSDVVIGDYRDLETLRAFAHGCDVITFDHEHVPMEHLRALEADGIPVRPGPDALVHAQDKGVMRAKLDEIGVPSPRHRIVSDPDDVTAFADEVGGFPVILKTVRGGYDGKGVWFVRTPEDAAAPFKAGVPVLAEEKVDYVRELAANIVRSPHGQAVAYPVVESVQVDGVCDTVIAPAPNLSEALAGEAQALALRIAKELDVTGHLAVELFETTDGRILVNELAMRPHNSGHWTQDGAVTSQFANHVRAVLDLPLGDPRPRARWTVMANVLGGDYPDMYAAYLHCMAHDPQLKIHMYGKDVKHGRKVGHVNTYGDDLDDVLERARHAAGYLRGTITA encoded by the coding sequence GTGACGTTCCCGGTAGTCGGCATGGTCGGCGGCGGTCAGCTCGCCCGCATGACCCACGAGGCGGGTATCCCCCTCGGCATCAGATTCAAGCTCCTCAGTGACAGCCCGCAGGACTCTGCGGCCCAGGTCGTGAGCGATGTCGTCATCGGCGACTATCGCGATCTGGAGACGTTGCGCGCCTTCGCGCACGGCTGTGACGTGATCACCTTCGACCACGAGCATGTACCCATGGAGCACTTGCGGGCCCTGGAAGCGGACGGCATCCCCGTCCGCCCGGGGCCCGATGCTTTGGTGCACGCCCAGGACAAGGGGGTGATGCGCGCCAAGCTCGACGAGATCGGCGTGCCCAGCCCCCGGCACCGGATCGTGAGCGATCCGGACGACGTGACCGCCTTCGCGGACGAGGTGGGCGGGTTCCCCGTCATCCTCAAGACCGTGCGGGGCGGGTACGACGGCAAGGGGGTGTGGTTCGTCCGCACCCCCGAGGACGCGGCAGCCCCCTTCAAGGCGGGCGTCCCCGTCCTCGCGGAGGAGAAGGTCGATTACGTCCGCGAACTCGCGGCCAACATCGTCCGCTCCCCGCACGGACAGGCGGTCGCCTATCCCGTCGTGGAGTCCGTCCAGGTGGACGGGGTCTGCGACACGGTGATCGCCCCGGCCCCGAACCTCTCGGAGGCCCTCGCGGGCGAGGCCCAGGCCCTCGCCCTGCGCATCGCCAAGGAACTCGACGTGACCGGCCACCTGGCCGTGGAGCTGTTCGAGACCACCGACGGCCGGATCCTGGTCAACGAGCTGGCGATGCGCCCGCACAACAGCGGCCACTGGACCCAGGACGGCGCCGTCACCTCCCAGTTCGCCAACCACGTACGGGCGGTCCTGGACCTCCCGCTCGGCGACCCGCGCCCCCGCGCCCGGTGGACGGTCATGGCGAACGTGCTGGGCGGGGACTACCCCGACATGTACGCGGCGTACCTGCACTGCATGGCCCACGACCCCCAGCTGAAGATCCACATGTACGGCAAGGACGTGAAACACGGCCGCAAGGTCGGCCACGTCAACACCTACGGCGACGATCTGGACGATGTGCTGGAACGCGCACGCCACGCAGCCGGCTACCTCAGGGGAACGATCACCGCATGA
- the purE gene encoding 5-(carboxyamino)imidazole ribonucleotide mutase encodes MSTTSAGPVIGIVMGSDSDWPVMEAAAQALDEFEIPYEVDVVSAHRMPREMITYGERAADRGLKAIIAGAGGAAHLPGMLASVTPLPVIGVPVPLKYLDGMDSLMSIVQMPAGVPVATVSVAGARNAGLLAVRMLAAHDTELLARMRDFQQELNDQATEKGKRLRTKVANAESFGFGK; translated from the coding sequence ATGAGCACCACCTCCGCAGGCCCCGTCATCGGCATCGTCATGGGCTCCGACTCGGACTGGCCCGTCATGGAGGCGGCCGCCCAGGCCCTGGACGAGTTCGAGATCCCCTACGAGGTCGACGTCGTCTCCGCCCACCGGATGCCGCGCGAGATGATCACGTACGGGGAGCGGGCCGCCGACCGCGGGCTGAAGGCGATCATCGCGGGCGCGGGCGGAGCCGCCCACCTGCCCGGCATGCTCGCCTCGGTCACCCCGCTGCCGGTCATCGGCGTGCCGGTGCCGCTGAAGTACCTCGACGGCATGGACTCGCTGATGTCGATCGTCCAGATGCCCGCCGGGGTTCCCGTCGCCACCGTCTCCGTCGCCGGGGCGCGCAACGCGGGGCTGCTGGCCGTACGGATGCTGGCCGCGCACGACACCGAGCTGCTGGCCCGGATGCGCGACTTCCAGCAGGAGCTGAACGACCAGGCCACCGAGAAGGGCAAGCGGCTGCGGACGAAGGTCGCGAACGCGGAATCCTTCGGGTTCGGCAAGTGA
- a CDS encoding dipeptidase codes for MSAAQRLDEARELLAEHPVVDGHNDLPWALRQQVRYDLAQRDIAGDQSAHLHTDIPRLRAGGVGAQFWSVYVRSDYAGDEAVSATLEQIDIVAQLIDRYPGDLVRALTADDMEAARADGRIASLMGAEGGHSINNSLATLRALHRLGVRYMTLTHNDTIDWADSATDEPRHGGLTDFGREVVREMNRVGMLVDLSHVAATTMRDAIAVSAAPVVFSHSSARAVCDHPRNIPDDVLATLPGNGGVARATFVPKFILPAAVEWTLAADENLRAHGFHHLDTTPEAMALHRAFEAERPRPVATAATVADHLDHMREVAGIDHIGIGGDYDGTAFTPSGLDDVAGYPNLVAELLTRGWSRADLAKLTWSNAVRVLRDAESVARDLSSSRGPSNAVIR; via the coding sequence GTGAGCGCGGCGCAGCGTCTGGACGAGGCGCGCGAGCTGCTGGCCGAGCACCCCGTCGTGGACGGCCACAACGACCTGCCCTGGGCGCTGCGTCAGCAGGTGCGCTACGACCTGGCGCAACGCGACATCGCGGGCGACCAGTCCGCCCACCTGCACACCGACATCCCCCGGCTGCGCGCCGGCGGGGTCGGCGCGCAGTTCTGGTCGGTCTACGTGCGCTCCGACTACGCCGGCGACGAGGCGGTCAGCGCCACCCTGGAGCAGATCGACATCGTCGCCCAGCTGATCGACCGTTATCCGGGCGACCTGGTGCGGGCACTGACGGCGGACGACATGGAGGCGGCCCGCGCCGACGGCCGGATCGCCTCGCTGATGGGTGCCGAGGGCGGCCACTCCATCAACAACTCGCTCGCCACCCTGCGCGCCCTGCACCGGCTGGGCGTGCGGTACATGACGCTCACGCACAACGACACGATCGACTGGGCGGACTCGGCGACCGACGAGCCCCGGCACGGCGGTCTGACCGACTTCGGCCGCGAGGTCGTGCGCGAGATGAACCGCGTGGGCATGCTGGTGGACCTCTCGCACGTCGCCGCGACGACGATGCGCGACGCGATCGCGGTCTCGGCCGCGCCCGTGGTCTTCTCGCACTCCTCGGCGCGGGCGGTCTGCGACCACCCGCGCAACATCCCCGACGACGTGCTGGCGACGCTGCCGGGCAACGGCGGGGTGGCGAGGGCCACCTTCGTGCCGAAGTTCATCCTCCCGGCCGCGGTCGAGTGGACCCTGGCCGCGGACGAGAACCTGCGGGCGCACGGTTTCCACCACCTGGACACCACCCCCGAGGCGATGGCCCTGCACCGGGCCTTCGAGGCGGAGCGCCCGCGCCCGGTGGCCACGGCCGCGACGGTGGCCGACCACCTGGACCACATGCGCGAGGTGGCCGGCATCGACCACATCGGCATCGGCGGCGACTACGACGGCACGGCCTTCACCCCGTCCGGCCTGGACGACGTGGCGGGCTACCCCAACCTGGTGGCCGAGCTGCTCACGCGCGGCTGGTCCCGTGCCGACCTGGCGAAGCTGACCTGGTCCAACGCGGTACGGGTGCTGCGCGACGCGGAGTCGGTGGCGCGGGACCTGTCGTCGTCCCGGGGCCCGTCGAATGCGGTGATCCGGTAG
- a CDS encoding membrane dipeptidase codes for MADLQDEPHSVGIGAEDLPAPAVAVAAGALDRAVALLAVHPVADGCNTLVWTLHQRPYHDIETSDTGVDTDIPRLRTGGVGAQFWSLLVPSARAHENAAGEQVLSDTLDQIDTALTLMRRYPDSLCLALSADDMADARNRGRIASFLGPVPGRTLTDSLGALRAFHALGVRVLAPAGAPWAQEELTAFGHEVVREANRLAILLDLTDCPPAVACRIAGASKAPVIISNTAAASLNPHPGNVTDEVLAALREANGLAMVTFDTARTGDSLHAVADHLDHVRAIAGPHGVGLGASFGTGPGHPRPTGLTDPSGYPRLIAELLERGWPESEVALLTWGNALRVVRDAEFTARAAGHRR; via the coding sequence ATGGCCGACCTGCAGGATGAACCCCACTCCGTGGGCATCGGAGCCGAAGACCTCCCCGCACCCGCGGTAGCGGTGGCGGCGGGCGCCCTCGACCGGGCCGTCGCGCTGCTGGCCGTCCATCCCGTGGCCGACGGTTGCAACACCCTGGTCTGGACCCTGCACCAGCGCCCGTACCACGACATCGAAACCTCGGACACGGGCGTGGACACCGACATCCCGCGGCTGCGCACCGGGGGAGTGGGGGCCCAGTTCTGGTCCCTGCTCGTGCCGTCGGCGCGGGCGCACGAGAACGCCGCCGGTGAGCAGGTGCTCTCCGACACGCTGGACCAGATCGACACGGCGCTGACCCTGATGCGCCGCTACCCCGACAGCCTGTGCCTGGCGCTCAGCGCCGACGACATGGCGGACGCCCGCAACCGAGGCCGCATCGCCTCGTTCCTGGGCCCCGTGCCGGGCCGCACGCTGACCGACTCCCTGGGTGCGCTGCGCGCCTTCCACGCGCTGGGCGTACGGGTCCTCGCGCCGGCGGGAGCGCCCTGGGCCCAGGAGGAGCTGACGGCCTTCGGGCACGAGGTGGTCCGCGAGGCGAACCGGCTGGCGATCCTGCTGGACCTCACGGACTGCCCGCCGGCGGTGGCCTGCCGGATCGCGGGTGCCTCCAAGGCGCCGGTGATCATCTCGAACACGGCGGCGGCCTCGCTGAACCCGCATCCGGGCAACGTGACCGACGAGGTCCTGGCCGCGCTGCGGGAGGCGAACGGGCTCGCGATGGTCACCTTCGACACGGCGCGCACGGGGGACTCCCTGCACGCGGTGGCGGACCACCTCGACCACGTACGGGCGATCGCGGGCCCGCACGGCGTCGGACTCGGCGCCAGCTTCGGCACCGGACCGGGCCACCCCCGCCCGACGGGGCTGACCGATCCCTCCGGCTATCCGCGGCTGATCGCGGAGCTGCTGGAGCGCGGCTGGCCGGAGTCCGAGGTGGCCCTGCTGACCTGGGGCAACGCCTTGCGCGTGGTCCGCGACGCGGAATTCACCGCCCGCGCCGCCGGCCACCGCCGCTAG
- a CDS encoding UDP-glucose dehydrogenase family protein produces the protein MAPLRITVIGTGYLGATHAAAMAELGFEVLGLDVVPEKIELLASGRVPMYEPGLEELLAKHVAGLPGSTGRLRFTTSFEEVGEFGDVHFVCVNTPQKHGEYACDMSYVDSAMASLAPHLTRPVLVVGKSTVPVGSAQRLAAKLTELSPAGADVELAWNPEFLREGFAVQDTLHPDRIVIGVQGERGEKLLREVYETPMSEGTPLVVTDFPTAELVKTAANSFLATKISFINAMAEVCEAAGGDVVKLAEAIGYDERIGAKFLRAGIGFGGGCLPKDIRAFMARAGELGADQALTFLREVDSINMRRRGHMVELAREAVGGSFLGKRVAVLGATFKPDSDDVRDSPALNVAGQIHLQGGQVTVYDPKGMDNARRVFPTLGYADSALAAARGAEVVLHLTEWREFRDLDPAELAAVVTDRLVLDGRNALDPVRWRAAGWTYRAMGRPRA, from the coding sequence ATGGCCCCCCTCAGGATCACTGTGATCGGCACCGGCTACCTCGGCGCGACCCACGCCGCGGCGATGGCGGAGCTGGGCTTCGAGGTGCTGGGGCTGGACGTGGTGCCGGAGAAGATCGAGCTGCTCGCCTCCGGCCGGGTGCCCATGTACGAGCCCGGGCTGGAAGAGCTGCTGGCCAAGCACGTGGCCGGGCTGCCGGGCTCGACCGGCCGGCTGCGGTTCACCACCTCCTTCGAGGAGGTCGGGGAATTCGGCGACGTCCACTTCGTCTGCGTGAACACTCCGCAGAAGCACGGCGAGTACGCGTGCGACATGTCCTACGTCGACTCCGCGATGGCCTCCCTGGCCCCGCACCTGACCCGGCCGGTGCTGGTCGTCGGCAAGTCCACGGTCCCGGTGGGCTCGGCGCAGCGGCTGGCGGCGAAGCTCACCGAGCTGTCCCCGGCGGGCGCGGACGTGGAGCTGGCCTGGAACCCGGAGTTCCTGCGGGAGGGCTTCGCCGTGCAGGACACCCTGCACCCCGACCGGATCGTGATCGGCGTCCAGGGCGAGCGCGGCGAGAAGCTGCTGCGGGAGGTGTACGAGACGCCGATGTCCGAGGGGACCCCGCTGGTCGTCACCGACTTCCCGACGGCCGAGCTGGTCAAGACCGCCGCCAACTCCTTCCTCGCCACCAAGATCTCCTTCATCAACGCGATGGCGGAGGTGTGCGAGGCCGCCGGCGGCGACGTGGTCAAGCTGGCCGAGGCCATCGGCTACGACGAGCGGATCGGCGCGAAGTTCCTGCGCGCCGGGATCGGCTTCGGCGGCGGCTGCCTGCCGAAGGACATCCGGGCCTTCATGGCACGCGCCGGCGAGCTGGGCGCCGACCAGGCGCTGACCTTCCTGCGCGAGGTCGACTCCATCAACATGCGGCGCCGCGGGCACATGGTCGAGCTGGCCCGGGAGGCCGTGGGCGGTTCGTTCCTCGGCAAGCGGGTCGCCGTGCTCGGCGCCACCTTCAAGCCGGACTCGGACGACGTCCGCGACTCCCCCGCGCTGAACGTGGCCGGGCAGATCCACCTCCAGGGCGGCCAGGTCACCGTCTACGACCCCAAGGGCATGGACAACGCCCGGCGCGTCTTCCCGACCCTCGGCTACGCGGACTCCGCGCTGGCGGCGGCCCGGGGCGCGGAGGTCGTCCTGCACCTCACCGAGTGGCGCGAGTTCCGCGACCTCGACCCGGCGGAGCTGGCCGCCGTGGTCACCGACCGCCTCGTCCTGGACGGCCGCAACGCGCTGGACCCGGTGCGGTGGCGTGCCGCGGGCTGGACCTACCGGGCGATGGGCCGCCCGCGCGCCTAG
- a CDS encoding acyl-CoA dehydrogenase family protein: MAGSADFDLYRPAEEHDMLRESVRSLAEAKILPFAAAVDEESRFPQEALDALVASDLHAVHVPETYGGAGADALATVIVIEEVARVCASSSLIPAVNKLGSLPVILSGSEELKAKYLGPLAKGDAMFSYALSEPDAGSDAAGMKTRAVRDGDFWVLNGVKRWITNAGVSEYYTVMAVTDPEKRSKGISAFVVEKSDEGVSFGAPEKKLGIKGSPTREVYLDNVRIPADRMIGAEGTGFATAMKTLDHTRITIAAQALGIAQGALDYAKGYVQERKQFGKPIGDFQGVQFMLADMAMKIEAARQLTYSAAAKSERVDGDLTFFGAAAKCFASDVAMEVTTDAVQLLGGYGYTRDYPVERMMRDAKITQIYEGTNQVQRIVMARNLP; encoded by the coding sequence TTGGCGGGTTCTGCCGACTTCGACCTGTACCGCCCGGCCGAGGAGCACGACATGCTCCGCGAGTCGGTCCGCTCGCTCGCCGAGGCGAAGATCCTGCCGTTCGCAGCCGCGGTCGACGAGGAGTCCCGCTTCCCGCAGGAGGCCCTGGACGCCCTGGTCGCGAGCGACCTGCACGCCGTCCACGTGCCCGAGACCTACGGCGGCGCGGGCGCCGACGCCCTTGCGACCGTGATCGTGATCGAGGAGGTGGCCCGTGTCTGCGCCTCCTCCTCCCTCATCCCGGCCGTGAACAAGCTCGGCTCGCTCCCGGTGATCCTCTCCGGCTCCGAGGAGCTCAAGGCCAAGTACCTGGGCCCCCTCGCCAAGGGCGACGCGATGTTCTCGTACGCGCTCTCCGAGCCGGACGCGGGCTCCGACGCCGCCGGCATGAAGACCCGCGCCGTGCGCGACGGGGACTTCTGGGTGCTCAACGGCGTCAAGCGCTGGATCACCAACGCGGGCGTCTCCGAGTACTACACGGTCATGGCCGTCACCGACCCGGAGAAGCGCTCCAAGGGCATCAGCGCCTTCGTCGTCGAGAAGTCCGACGAGGGCGTCTCCTTCGGCGCCCCGGAGAAGAAGCTCGGCATCAAGGGCTCCCCGACGCGCGAGGTCTACCTCGACAACGTCCGGATCCCGGCCGACCGCATGATCGGCGCCGAGGGCACCGGCTTCGCCACCGCGATGAAGACCCTGGACCACACCCGCATCACCATCGCGGCCCAGGCGCTCGGCATCGCCCAGGGCGCCCTGGACTACGCCAAGGGCTACGTCCAGGAGCGCAAGCAGTTCGGCAAGCCGATCGGCGACTTCCAGGGCGTGCAGTTCATGCTCGCCGACATGGCCATGAAGATCGAGGCCGCCCGCCAGCTCACGTACTCGGCCGCCGCCAAGTCGGAGCGCGTCGACGGCGACCTGACCTTCTTCGGTGCCGCGGCCAAGTGCTTCGCCTCCGACGTGGCCATGGAGGTCACCACGGACGCCGTCCAGCTCCTCGGCGGTTACGGCTACACCCGTGACTACCCGGTGGAGCGCATGATGCGCGACGCCAAGATCACCCAGATCTACGAGGGCACCAACCAGGTCCAGCGGATCGTCATGGCCCGCAACCTGCCGTAA
- a CDS encoding sugar phosphate nucleotidyltransferase: protein MTEAILLVGGQGTRLRPVTVNTPKPMVPTAGVPFLAHQIARAAAAGVTHIVMATCYLAEVFEPYFGDGSDFGLSLEYVVEDEPLGTGGAIRNAGRRLTGGPDSSVLVFNGDILTGLDIAGLVESHEAADADVSLHLVRVDDPRAFGLVPTDSEGRVLAFTEKPQTPEEIITDQINAGCYVFRRSVIDSIPAGRPVSVERETFPGLLAAGAKLHGVTENTYWMDLGKPESIIQASADLVRGVVPSPAVPGRRGESLVLPGAEVAAGAKLSGGTVVGAGARIGAGAVVQGSIVLEDAVIGPDAQVNASLIGARASVGARTVLDGTVVGDGAAVGADNELRAGARVWCEAQLPAAAIRFSPDA from the coding sequence ATGACGGAAGCGATCCTGCTGGTCGGCGGACAAGGGACGCGCCTGCGACCCGTGACGGTGAACACGCCCAAGCCGATGGTTCCCACGGCCGGCGTGCCGTTCCTCGCCCACCAGATAGCCAGGGCCGCCGCCGCCGGCGTCACGCACATCGTGATGGCCACCTGCTACCTCGCCGAGGTCTTCGAGCCCTACTTCGGCGACGGATCCGACTTCGGCCTCAGCCTGGAGTACGTGGTCGAGGACGAGCCGCTGGGCACCGGCGGAGCCATCCGCAACGCGGGTCGGCGCCTGACCGGCGGCCCGGACTCCTCCGTCCTCGTCTTCAACGGCGACATCCTCACCGGCCTCGACATCGCCGGCCTGGTCGAGTCCCACGAGGCGGCCGACGCCGACGTCTCCCTGCACCTGGTGCGGGTCGACGACCCGCGCGCCTTCGGCCTGGTCCCCACCGACTCCGAGGGGCGGGTGCTGGCCTTCACCGAGAAGCCGCAGACCCCCGAGGAGATCATCACCGACCAGATCAACGCCGGCTGCTACGTCTTCCGCCGCAGCGTGATCGACTCCATCCCGGCCGGCCGCCCGGTCTCCGTGGAGCGCGAGACCTTCCCCGGCCTGCTCGCCGCGGGGGCCAAGCTGCACGGCGTCACCGAGAACACCTACTGGATGGACCTCGGCAAGCCCGAATCGATCATCCAGGCCTCCGCCGACCTCGTACGCGGAGTGGTCCCCTCCCCGGCCGTCCCCGGACGCCGCGGCGAGTCCCTGGTCCTGCCCGGCGCCGAGGTGGCGGCCGGCGCCAAGCTCTCCGGGGGCACCGTGGTGGGTGCCGGGGCCCGGATCGGGGCCGGAGCGGTCGTCCAGGGCTCGATCGTCCTCGAGGACGCCGTCATCGGTCCCGACGCCCAGGTGAACGCCAGTCTCATCGGCGCCCGCGCCTCGGTGGGCGCGCGGACCGTGCTCGACGGCACGGTCGTCGGCGACGGCGCGGCCGTGGGAGCGGACAACGAACTGCGCGCCGGCGCCCGCGTGTGGTGCGAGGCACAGCTCCCCGCCGCCGCCATCCGCTTCTCCCCGGACGCCTGA